One Gadus morhua chromosome 13, gadMor3.0, whole genome shotgun sequence genomic window carries:
- the LOC115556949 gene encoding dnaJ homolog subfamily B member 9: protein MSQQSVYLWTLLWIASRLCASLETQNTHHDTLDVQTSSLKTQKTHYDTLEIQRTATDRQIQKAFHKLAVKFHPDKNKSSGAEKIFREIVEAYEVLSNQDSRRTYDYLGHEAFLQDDKDFHHHEEHSDEDFFHFDFDDFFSSLGLDDEDDDDDLFLDEPLHHSWGFSRGGEDLEALEEERDILDHIFFDTREQHYYYGLGDDDDEEDEEYAF from the exons ATGTCCCAGCAAAGTGTTTACTTGTGGACGTTGTTGTGGATCGCATCCCGCCTGTGTGCCTCTCTGGAGACCCAGAATACCCACCATGATACCCTGGATGTTCAGACTAGCTCTCTGAAGACCCAGAAGACCCACTATGATACTCTGGAGATTCAACGGACCGCTACCGACCGACAAATCCAGAAAGCTTTCCACAAGCTGGCGGTGAAGTTCCACCCTGACAAGAACAAAAGCTCCGGGGCGGAGAAGATCTTCCGGGAGATCGTTGAAG CCTACGAGGTCCTGTCCAACCAGGACTCCAGGAGGACCTACGACTACCTGGGGCACGAGGCCTTCCTGCAGGACGACAAGGACTTCCACCACCACGAGGAGCACTCCGACGAAGACTTCTTCCACTTCGATTTTGATGACTTCTTCTCCAGCCTCGGCCTGGACGATGAAGACGATGACGATGACCTCTTCCTGGACGAGCCGCTCCACCACAGCTGGGGGTTCTCCAGGGGAGGCGAGGACCTGGAGGCCCTCGAAGAGGAGCGAGACATCCTGGATCACATCTTCTTCGACACGCGGGAACAGCATTATTACTACGGTCTGGgggacgatgatgatgaggaggatgaggagtacGCCTTCTAG
- the zc3h10 gene encoding LOW QUALITY PROTEIN: zinc finger CCCH domain-containing protein 10 (The sequence of the model RefSeq protein was modified relative to this genomic sequence to represent the inferred CDS: inserted 1 base in 1 codon; deleted 6 bases in 4 codons): protein MPDRDSSYLSAGGGGGSLGEEGGRGSGSGGGXREGLVGSGLPGGVSGSVGMGGGGALGNGSGGWGRRRGGGGRAAAASAGQAVDGVCRDFVRNVCKRGKRCRFRHPDFSEVSDLGVQKNEFVFCHDHQNRECLRSSCRFVHGSKDDEDCYKRSGELPPRLRGKVAARLGLSPTDLPHSRGEVPLCRDFLKGECQRGSKCKFRHVKKDYEFEPAPRVGVGGAIGAGSGGGAAAGGMVNVGGPVGGGGGGGGGGGVACGGVACGGMAGLVGGVGGGNVLGMGCPSLGVHREAAISGVGGVGGVGLGGCLSLGPLGPRRYERGPCSVYDPLFEGAFFEPGPMEVPVDHGTLQLKRRRLEGLRLVDATGGGHFELGVPAPLPPRPLEYRFLEEENCLLRKRVEELKKQVSNLLATNDVLLEQNAQYRSQAKVITLTSTPLPSDSLGPAVVSSYNHSIAQTHTTLSSAGLQPRVVTQQDLASSIAPPAPPPIAAPPAIAAPHLSAEITPLAAALVQTIAQGLGPPVSMASVAVSVAPVAVSLSQPMAGLAMSHATAGLTMSHATAGLAMSHATAGLTMSHATAGLTMSHATAPMVSYPIASQSMRITTLPH from the exons ATGCCTGACCGGGACTCGTCCTACCTGTCagctggtgggggcgggggcagcctgggggaggagggggggcgtgGCTCGGGGTCAGGCGGGG TCAGGGAAGGCCTAGTCGGCTCAGGGCTGCCAGGGGGGGTCTCAGGCTCCGTGGGGATGGGCGGAGGAGGGGCTCTCGGCAACGGgagcggggggtgggggcgccggcggggggggggcggccgg gcggcggcggcgtcggccGGGCAGGCGGTGGACGGCGTGTGCCGGGACTTTGTGCGC AACGTGTGCAAGAGGGGCAAGCGCTGCCGCTTCCGCCACCCCGACTTCAGCGAGGTGTCGGACCTGGGCGTGCAGAAGAACGAGTTTGTGTTCTGCCACGACCACCAGAACCGGGAGTGCCTGCGCTCCAGCTGCCGCTTCGTGCACGGCTCCAAGGACGACGAGGACTGCTACAAGCGCAGCGGCGAGCTTCCGCCCAGGCTGCGGGGCAAGGTGGCGGCGCGCCTGGGCCTCTCCCCCACAGACCTGCCCCACAGCCGGGGGGAGGTGCCCCTCTGCCGGGACTTCCTGAAGGGCGAGTGCCAGCGCGGGAGCAAGTGCAAGTTCCGCCACGTGAAGAAGGACTACGAGTTCGAGCCCGCCCCCCgggtgggggtgggcggggccatcGGGGCGGGGAGCGgcggcggggcggcggcg ggtggcatgGTGAACGTGGGCGGGCCGGTgggtgggggcggcggcggcggcggcggcgggggcgtggcctgcgggggcgtggcctgcggGGGGATggcggggctggtggggggggtgggcgggggcaACGTGCTGGGGATGGGCTGC CCCAGCCTGGGGGTCCACCGCGAGGCGGCCATCTCCGGcgtggggggcgtggggggggtggggctggggggctgcCTGTCGCTGGGGCCCCTGGGGCCGCGGCGCTACGAGCGGGGGCCCTGCTCGGTGTACGACCCGCTGTTCGAGGGGGCGTTCTTCGAGCCAGGGCCCATGGAGGTGCCCGTGGACCACGGCACGCTGCAGCTGAAGCGGCGGCGGCTGGAGGGGCTGCGGCTGGTGGACGCCACCGGGGGGGGGCACTTTGAGCTGGGGGTCCCGGCCCCGCTGCCGCCCCGGCCCCTGGAGTACCgcttcctggaggaggagaactgcCTGCTGCGcaagagggtggaggagctgaagaaaCAG GTGTCCAACCTGCTGGCCACCAACGACGTGCTGCTGGAGCAGAACGCGCAGTACCGCAGCCAGGCCAAGGTGATCACGCTGACCTCCACGCCGCTGCCCTCCGACAGCCTGGGGCCCGCCGTGGTGAGCTCCTACAACCACAGCATCGCCCAGACCCACACCACGCTGAGCAGCGCGGGCCTACAGCCCCGCGTCGTCACCCAGCAGGACCTGGCCTCCAGCAtcgcccccccggccccgccccccatcgCGGCCCCGCCCGCCATCGCGGCCCCCCACCTCAGCGCCGAGATCACCCCCCTGGCGGCGGCCCTCGTGCAGACCATCGCCCAGGGGCTGGGGCCGCCGGTGTCCATGGCGTCCGTGGCGGTGTCCGTGGCGCCCGTGGCGGTGTCCCTGTCGCAGCCGATGGCGGGCCTCGCCATGAGCCACGCCACGGCGGGTCTGACCATGAGCCACGCCACGGCGGGCCTCGCCATGAGCCACGCCACGGCGGGTCTGACCATGAGCCACGCCACGGCGGGTCTGACCATGAGCCACGCCACCGCCCCCATGGTGTCCTACCCCATCGCCAGCCAGAGCATGAGGATCACCACGCTGCCccactag